A single Vespa crabro chromosome 21, iyVesCrab1.2, whole genome shotgun sequence DNA region contains:
- the LOC124431407 gene encoding ALK tyrosine kinase receptor isoform X2 encodes MIRVRRFELGTATVNSVSPATWSRQQRQRRVGCNRYSLLRVFIALCCITGAYCDRYEWKKRLPRGLKELQAAMNSKAQPLALLGRCDFDNFCDWIFNDTLGLNKTTARKFTITAEISKSEKGNFLWLRGFGRGQLMSEVIPRTGSHCHLLLALHQVNMKDGEFNFVIQTNGQSYIATKRMGNNNAKWEITSFNIGAIAQHFRLYLEIFLPYKNSSVAVDNIQLVDCFPESPPDVTVCTDDMFRCNNGSCLNRTRICDLTKDCADAEDEGLDCDKMPPNSRCNFEDGWCGWTNLPGSSLNWTLHCGPTPTERTGPSYDHTYRNITGTYAYVNTAKGIKYGSRGTLESPLFNPTPPYSSDPNSFYHQSCQIRFFYHRYGVQSGSLGLYLVQVKPHQNNSKLLWWSYGDKSDDWYSQTVPLPEIRYRYFLQFEASRGYASKGDIAIDDISLSPECFGIGVPPEVVGTFDYYNPIIESERIPEAHIDFVNETVIHITTCGATGRIGPTLKQCMEENNRTDIELIEKSSAPSQEDLPVFNLDGIQRWTAPRGGYYTLIGMGARGGRGASGTGSTLGSLVRGVVELVKGDQLYFMVGQPGIDACPKNLGMQTKECQAPFDGPSETGGMSSIFHEVKKMEVKDGGGGGGGATYIFTLKNNGDQQPLLIAAGGGGLGLRVGQSVDDSIQHGKGAAPSERSPSSGLAITENAGPGGGWNSSNSMFRVAAGIPLARGGKGGAGCGSGKEGYGNGGFGGGGGGCLTGGGGGGYIGGSTGLKESGNGEGGYSYAATALLHVYFQPAANPGPGEVYIIPAISGCKCDFRCIALDKYLSETRCLCPPGWVLSNDSRSCIMATDPKVSHQLFIILLIFASIILLVALIGLGTLLYIRYQNRKTLLQRRQVMFGNGTELTALRAVSDTMMTEFNPNYEFAGNLYSFKDLPQIPREYISLVKPLGQGAFGEVFQGVYKYRCNEEHPVAVKTLPSLTTSQAEADFMMEALIMSKFSHPNIVHFIGVSFDSHPRYIVLELLAGGDLKNFLREERPRSDRSTTLTMYDLIMCGYNVANGCKYMEEARFIHRDIAARNCLLTCKGSGRIVKIADFGMARDIYRSDYYRKGGKAMLPIKWMPPESFLDGIFTTKTDVWAFGVLLWEIMSFGYMPYTGCANREVMSMVTSGGRLEKPAGCPDPIYGIMTRCWHPRPEDRPSFATITERIDYCLQDPDVINHPTPNYDILPACDREITIMRPDPETECINVHSDTALIDGYMQPRDIEFRPVTYRIEQVTNNMSYMHQKKYESGPTNDNISRMRDIQRIEPEQNNSYKDNPKNLNNEDNLENARTVLDNDGNDRTEHERKTTKTNVEEKEISECSDNGNDPPEDQDDRFSENSDGTDLAADRKNGNESTTTTDTNSDSMAVVPADTSTDTTSNSTPNTRTCSPSRIVLNANANNVNGILKKSALKAALSLDPSALYRGTIHYEKIPFSAPPQRSSTPGSIELSKDSLGHELPRQEECSC; translated from the exons ATGATCAGAGTCAGGCGGTTCGAGCTGGGAACCGCGACTGTTAATTCGGTGAGTCCAGCCACCTGGAGTCGACAACAACGTCAAAGACGCGTCGGCTGTAACAGATATTCTTTGCTGAGAGTCTTTATAGCATTGTGTTGCATAACTGGTGCTTACTGTGATCGGTACGAGTGGAAAAAGAGATTACCACGTGGTTTAAAGGAATTACAAGCGGCCATGAATAGTAAAGCACAACCATTGGCTCTTCTGGGCCGTTGCGATTTCGACAATTTCTGCGATTGGATTTTCAACGATACTCTAGGATTAAATAAGACAACGGCAAGAAAGTTTACAATTACAGCGGAGATTAGTAAGTCGGAGAAAG gAAACTTTCTATGGTTACGGGGTTTTGGCAGGGGCCAATTAATGTCAGAAGTTATACCACGCACTGGATCACATTGTCATCTATTATTAGCATTGCATCAAGTCAATATGAAAGACGGGGAATTCAATTTTGTTATACAAACGAATGGTCAAAGCTATATCGCAACTAAACGTATGggaaataataatgctaa GTGGGAGATAACCAGTTTCAACATTGGTGCCATTGCACaacattttcgtttatatttagaGATCTTTTTGCCCTATAAGAACTCAAGTGTAGCTGTCGATAATATTCAATTGGTCGATTGTTTTCcag aaTCTCCACCGGATGTTACGGTTTGCACGGACGACATGTTTCGTTGTAACAATGGTTCCTGCTTGAATAGAACACGTATATGTGATTTGACGAAGGATTGTGCCGATGCAGAAGACGAAGGGCTCGATTGCG aCAAAATGCCACCCAATTCAAGATGTAATTTTGAAGATGGTTGGTGCGGTTGGACAAATCTTCCTGGAAGTTCATTAAATTGGACTCTTCATTGTGGTCCAACACCAACCGAAAGAACCGGACCAAGTTACGATCATACGTATCGAAATATAACGG GTACATATGCTTATGTGAATACagcgaaaggaataaaatatgGTAGCCGAGGCACACTTGAGAGTCCATTGTTTAATCCAACACCACCTTACAGTAGTGATCCTAATAGTTTTTATCATCAGAGCTGTCAA atccGATTCTTTTACCATCGTTATGGTGTACAGAGTGGTTCTCTCGGATTATACTTGGTTCAAGTGAAACCACatcaaaataattctaaattattATGGTGGTCTTACGGTGACAAAAGCGATGATTGGTATAGCCAAACAGTTCCCCTTCCAGAGATCagatatag ATATTTTTTGCAATTTGAGGCAAGCAGAGGATATGCTTCGAAAGGTGATATTGCTATTGACGATATTTCTCTCAGTCCAGAATGCTTTGGTATAg GAGTACCACCAGAAGTCGTTGGAacttttgattattataatcctatAATAGAGTCTGAAAGAATACCAGAAGCACATATTGATTTCGTTAATGAAACGG TAATCCATATCACTACTTGTGGTGCTACCGGCCGAATAGGTCCAACTCTAAAACAATGTATGGAGGAAAATAATAGAACCGACATCGAATTGATTGAAAAATCATCAGCACCTTCTCAGGAAGATTTACCTGTTTTTAATCTAGATGGAATTCAGAGGTGGACTGCACCACGTGGTGGATATTATAC tTTAATTGGAATGGGTGCACGTGGTGGGCGAGGTGCTTCCGGTACAGGAAGTACATTGGGTTCACTTGTTCGTGGTGTCGTTGAGCTAGTAAAGGGTGATCAACTTTATTTCATGGTTGGTCAGCCTGGAATTGACGCATGTCCTAAG AATTTGGGAATGCAGACAAAGGAATGTCAAGCTCCATTTGATGGACCATCAGAAACAGGCGGTATGTCATCGATATTTCACGAAGTGAAAAAAATGGAGGTAAAAGATGGTGgaggtggcggtggtggtgctACCTATATCTTCACT ctTAAGAATAATGGTGATCAGCAACCATTGCTTATCGCTGCCGGTGGCGGTGGATTAGGATTACGTGTAGGACAATCAGTGGATGATAGTATACAACATGGAAAAGGTGCTGCTCCATCAGAAAGATCACCTAGTTCTGGCTTAGCGATTACTGAAAACGCAG GTCCTGGTGGTGGTTGGAATAGTTCGAATAGTATGTTCCGAGTAGCTGCTGGAATTCCTTTGGCTCGTGGAGGAAAAGGTGGTGCTGGCTGTGGTTCTGGTAAAGAAGGTTACGGTAATGGTGGAtttggtggaggtggtggtggttgtttaacaggaggtggaggtggaggttaTATAG GAGGTAGTACTGGTCTTAAGGAATCCGGTAATGGCGAAGGTGGATATTCTTATGCTGCAACCGCTTTATTACACGTTTATTTTCAACCTGCTGCGAATCCTGGACCTGGTGAAGTTTATATAATACCTGCTATAAGTGGTTGCAAATGCGATTTTCGTTGCATTGCtctcgataaatatttaagtgAAACAAGGTGTCTGTGTCCACCAGGTTGGGTTCTCAGCAATGATTCCAGATCCTGCATCA TGGCCACTGACCCAAAGGTGTCTCATCAActgtttataattttgttgatATTCGCTAGCATAATTTTATTAGTGGCTCTCATCGGACTTGGCACGCTACTTT ATATTCGCTATCAGAATCGAAAAACTCTTTTACAACGTCGACAGGTGATGTTTGGAAACGGTACGGAACTAACAGCATTGAGAGCTGTCTCGGACACGATGATGACCGAATTTAATCCAAATTACGAATTTGCTGGGAATTTATATAGTTTTAAGGATTTACCTCAGATTCCACGTGAATACATCTCTTTGGTGAA ACCACTTGGGCAAGGTGCTTTTGGCGAAGTCTTTCAAGGAGTATACAAATACAGATGTAACGAGGAGCATCCGGTAGCTGTTAAAACTCTACCCTCGTTGACGACATCTCAAGCGGAAGCTGATTTCATGATGGAAGCTCTTATTATGAGTAAATTCAGCCATCCCAATATAGTACATTTTATTGGAGTCTCTTTTGACAGCCACCCAAGATATAttgtattagaattattagcTGGTGgtgatttgaaaaatttccttcGAGAAGAAAGACCAAGATCG gATCGTTCTACTACGCTAACTATGTATGATTTAATAATGTGTGGCTACAATGTTGCGAATGGTTGTAAATACATGGAAGAGGCACGTTTCATACATCGCGATATAGCTGCACGAAATTGTCTACTCACCTGCAAAGGATCTGGTCGTATAGTAAAAATCGCAGATTTTGGTATGGCTAGAGATATTTATAGAAGTGACTATTATAGGAAAGGCGGTAAAGCTATGTTACCTATAAAATGGATGCCACCAGAAAGTTTTTTGGATGGTATATTTACTACGAAAACCGACGTCTG GGCTTTCGGCGTTCTTCTTTGGGAAATTATGTCTTTTGGGTATATGCCATACACTGGCTGTGCCAATCGTGAGGTAATGTCAATGGTAACGTCTGGTGGTCGTTTGGAAAAGCCAGCCGGTTGTCCCGATCCAATTTATGGAATAATGACGCGTTGTTGGCATCCACGCCCGGAGGATCGACCTAGTTTTGCGACCATCACCGAAAGAATCGATTATTGCTTGCAG GATCCCGACGTAATAAACCATCCAACACCAAATTACGATATTTTACCAGCTTGCGATCgtgaaataacaattatgagaCCGGATCCTGAAACAGAATGCATCAATGTCCATTCGGAC ACTGCGTTGATTGATGGTTATATGCAGCCAAGAGACATAGAATTTCGTCCAGTGACTTATCGCATTGAACAAGTCACCAATAATATGTCTTATATGCATcaaaagaaatacgaaagtGGACCtacgaacgataatatatcTCGAATGAGAGATATTCAACGAATTGAACCAGAACAGAATAATTCCTATAAGGATAATCCAAAGAATCTGAACAATGAAGATAATCTCGAAAACGCTCGTACGGTTCTTGACAACGATGGCAACGACAGAACCGAG cACGAACGtaaaacgacgaagacgaacgTCGAGGAAAAGGAGATTTCGGAATGTTCCGATAACGGAAATGATCCTCCCGAGGATCAAGATGATCGTTTCAGCGAAAACAGTGACGGCACAGACTTAGCGGCTGATAGAAAAAACGGGAATGAAAGTACTACAACGACTGACACTAATTCTGATTCAATGGCTGTCGTACCAGCTGATACTTCGACCGATACGACGAGCAATTCGACACCGAACACACGTACCTGTTCACCTAGTCGGATCGTTCTCAATGCTAATGCTAACAACGTCaatggaatattaaaaaaaagtgctTTGAAGGCTGCTCTAAGTTTGGATCCAAGCGCGTTATACCGCGGCACGATTCATTATGAGAAAATACCATTCTCTGCACCACCACAACGTTCTAGCACACCTGGAAGTATAGAGCTGTCTAAG GATTCTCTTGGACACGAGTTACCTAGGCAGGAAGAATGCTCTTGCTGA
- the LOC124431407 gene encoding ALK tyrosine kinase receptor isoform X1, which yields MIRVRRFELGTATVNSVSPATWSRQQRQRRVGCNRYSLLRVFIALCCITGAYCDRYEWKKRLPRGLKELQAAMNSKAQPLALLGRCDFDNFCDWIFNDTLGLNKTTARKFTITAEISKSEKGNFLWLRGFGRGQLMSEVIPRTGSHCHLLLALHQVNMKDGEFNFVIQTNGQSYIATKRMGNNNAKWEITSFNIGAIAQHFRLYLEIFLPYKNSSVAVDNIQLVDCFPESPPDVTVCTDDMFRCNNGSCLNRTRICDLTKDCADAEDEGLDCDKMPPNSRCNFEDGWCGWTNLPGSSLNWTLHCGPTPTERTGPSYDHTYRNITGTYAYVNTAKGIKYGSRGTLESPLFNPTPPYSSDPNSFYHQSCQIRFFYHRYGVQSGSLGLYLVQVKPHQNNSKLLWWSYGDKSDDWYSQTVPLPEIRYRYFLQFEASRGYASKGDIAIDDISLSPECFGIGVPPEVVGTFDYYNPIIESERIPEAHIDFVNETVIHITTCGATGRIGPTLKQCMEENNRTDIELIEKSSAPSQEDLPVFNLDGIQRWTAPRGGYYTLIGMGARGGRGASGTGSTLGSLVRGVVELVKGDQLYFMVGQPGIDACPKNLGMQTKECQAPFDGPSETGGMSSIFHEVKKMEVKDGGGGGGGATYIFTLKNNGDQQPLLIAAGGGGLGLRVGQSVDDSIQHGKGAAPSERSPSSGLAITENAGPGGGWNSSNSMFRVAAGIPLARGGKGGAGCGSGKEGYGNGGFGGGGGGCLTGGGGGGYIGGSTGLKESGNGEGGYSYAATALLHVYFQPAANPGPGEVYIIPAISGCKCDFRCIALDKYLSETRCLCPPGWVLSNDSRSCIMATDPKVSHQLFIILLIFASIILLVALIGLGTLLYIRYQNRKTLLQRRQVMFGNGTELTALRAVSDTMMTEFNPNYEFAGNLYSFKDLPQIPREYISLVNRPLGQGAFGEVFQGVYKYRCNEEHPVAVKTLPSLTTSQAEADFMMEALIMSKFSHPNIVHFIGVSFDSHPRYIVLELLAGGDLKNFLREERPRSDRSTTLTMYDLIMCGYNVANGCKYMEEARFIHRDIAARNCLLTCKGSGRIVKIADFGMARDIYRSDYYRKGGKAMLPIKWMPPESFLDGIFTTKTDVWAFGVLLWEIMSFGYMPYTGCANREVMSMVTSGGRLEKPAGCPDPIYGIMTRCWHPRPEDRPSFATITERIDYCLQDPDVINHPTPNYDILPACDREITIMRPDPETECINVHSDTALIDGYMQPRDIEFRPVTYRIEQVTNNMSYMHQKKYESGPTNDNISRMRDIQRIEPEQNNSYKDNPKNLNNEDNLENARTVLDNDGNDRTEHERKTTKTNVEEKEISECSDNGNDPPEDQDDRFSENSDGTDLAADRKNGNESTTTTDTNSDSMAVVPADTSTDTTSNSTPNTRTCSPSRIVLNANANNVNGILKKSALKAALSLDPSALYRGTIHYEKIPFSAPPQRSSTPGSIELSKDSLGHELPRQEECSC from the exons ATGATCAGAGTCAGGCGGTTCGAGCTGGGAACCGCGACTGTTAATTCGGTGAGTCCAGCCACCTGGAGTCGACAACAACGTCAAAGACGCGTCGGCTGTAACAGATATTCTTTGCTGAGAGTCTTTATAGCATTGTGTTGCATAACTGGTGCTTACTGTGATCGGTACGAGTGGAAAAAGAGATTACCACGTGGTTTAAAGGAATTACAAGCGGCCATGAATAGTAAAGCACAACCATTGGCTCTTCTGGGCCGTTGCGATTTCGACAATTTCTGCGATTGGATTTTCAACGATACTCTAGGATTAAATAAGACAACGGCAAGAAAGTTTACAATTACAGCGGAGATTAGTAAGTCGGAGAAAG gAAACTTTCTATGGTTACGGGGTTTTGGCAGGGGCCAATTAATGTCAGAAGTTATACCACGCACTGGATCACATTGTCATCTATTATTAGCATTGCATCAAGTCAATATGAAAGACGGGGAATTCAATTTTGTTATACAAACGAATGGTCAAAGCTATATCGCAACTAAACGTATGggaaataataatgctaa GTGGGAGATAACCAGTTTCAACATTGGTGCCATTGCACaacattttcgtttatatttagaGATCTTTTTGCCCTATAAGAACTCAAGTGTAGCTGTCGATAATATTCAATTGGTCGATTGTTTTCcag aaTCTCCACCGGATGTTACGGTTTGCACGGACGACATGTTTCGTTGTAACAATGGTTCCTGCTTGAATAGAACACGTATATGTGATTTGACGAAGGATTGTGCCGATGCAGAAGACGAAGGGCTCGATTGCG aCAAAATGCCACCCAATTCAAGATGTAATTTTGAAGATGGTTGGTGCGGTTGGACAAATCTTCCTGGAAGTTCATTAAATTGGACTCTTCATTGTGGTCCAACACCAACCGAAAGAACCGGACCAAGTTACGATCATACGTATCGAAATATAACGG GTACATATGCTTATGTGAATACagcgaaaggaataaaatatgGTAGCCGAGGCACACTTGAGAGTCCATTGTTTAATCCAACACCACCTTACAGTAGTGATCCTAATAGTTTTTATCATCAGAGCTGTCAA atccGATTCTTTTACCATCGTTATGGTGTACAGAGTGGTTCTCTCGGATTATACTTGGTTCAAGTGAAACCACatcaaaataattctaaattattATGGTGGTCTTACGGTGACAAAAGCGATGATTGGTATAGCCAAACAGTTCCCCTTCCAGAGATCagatatag ATATTTTTTGCAATTTGAGGCAAGCAGAGGATATGCTTCGAAAGGTGATATTGCTATTGACGATATTTCTCTCAGTCCAGAATGCTTTGGTATAg GAGTACCACCAGAAGTCGTTGGAacttttgattattataatcctatAATAGAGTCTGAAAGAATACCAGAAGCACATATTGATTTCGTTAATGAAACGG TAATCCATATCACTACTTGTGGTGCTACCGGCCGAATAGGTCCAACTCTAAAACAATGTATGGAGGAAAATAATAGAACCGACATCGAATTGATTGAAAAATCATCAGCACCTTCTCAGGAAGATTTACCTGTTTTTAATCTAGATGGAATTCAGAGGTGGACTGCACCACGTGGTGGATATTATAC tTTAATTGGAATGGGTGCACGTGGTGGGCGAGGTGCTTCCGGTACAGGAAGTACATTGGGTTCACTTGTTCGTGGTGTCGTTGAGCTAGTAAAGGGTGATCAACTTTATTTCATGGTTGGTCAGCCTGGAATTGACGCATGTCCTAAG AATTTGGGAATGCAGACAAAGGAATGTCAAGCTCCATTTGATGGACCATCAGAAACAGGCGGTATGTCATCGATATTTCACGAAGTGAAAAAAATGGAGGTAAAAGATGGTGgaggtggcggtggtggtgctACCTATATCTTCACT ctTAAGAATAATGGTGATCAGCAACCATTGCTTATCGCTGCCGGTGGCGGTGGATTAGGATTACGTGTAGGACAATCAGTGGATGATAGTATACAACATGGAAAAGGTGCTGCTCCATCAGAAAGATCACCTAGTTCTGGCTTAGCGATTACTGAAAACGCAG GTCCTGGTGGTGGTTGGAATAGTTCGAATAGTATGTTCCGAGTAGCTGCTGGAATTCCTTTGGCTCGTGGAGGAAAAGGTGGTGCTGGCTGTGGTTCTGGTAAAGAAGGTTACGGTAATGGTGGAtttggtggaggtggtggtggttgtttaacaggaggtggaggtggaggttaTATAG GAGGTAGTACTGGTCTTAAGGAATCCGGTAATGGCGAAGGTGGATATTCTTATGCTGCAACCGCTTTATTACACGTTTATTTTCAACCTGCTGCGAATCCTGGACCTGGTGAAGTTTATATAATACCTGCTATAAGTGGTTGCAAATGCGATTTTCGTTGCATTGCtctcgataaatatttaagtgAAACAAGGTGTCTGTGTCCACCAGGTTGGGTTCTCAGCAATGATTCCAGATCCTGCATCA TGGCCACTGACCCAAAGGTGTCTCATCAActgtttataattttgttgatATTCGCTAGCATAATTTTATTAGTGGCTCTCATCGGACTTGGCACGCTACTTT ATATTCGCTATCAGAATCGAAAAACTCTTTTACAACGTCGACAGGTGATGTTTGGAAACGGTACGGAACTAACAGCATTGAGAGCTGTCTCGGACACGATGATGACCGAATTTAATCCAAATTACGAATTTGCTGGGAATTTATATAGTTTTAAGGATTTACCTCAGATTCCACGTGAATACATCTCTTTGGTGAA TAGACCACTTGGGCAAGGTGCTTTTGGCGAAGTCTTTCAAGGAGTATACAAATACAGATGTAACGAGGAGCATCCGGTAGCTGTTAAAACTCTACCCTCGTTGACGACATCTCAAGCGGAAGCTGATTTCATGATGGAAGCTCTTATTATGAGTAAATTCAGCCATCCCAATATAGTACATTTTATTGGAGTCTCTTTTGACAGCCACCCAAGATATAttgtattagaattattagcTGGTGgtgatttgaaaaatttccttcGAGAAGAAAGACCAAGATCG gATCGTTCTACTACGCTAACTATGTATGATTTAATAATGTGTGGCTACAATGTTGCGAATGGTTGTAAATACATGGAAGAGGCACGTTTCATACATCGCGATATAGCTGCACGAAATTGTCTACTCACCTGCAAAGGATCTGGTCGTATAGTAAAAATCGCAGATTTTGGTATGGCTAGAGATATTTATAGAAGTGACTATTATAGGAAAGGCGGTAAAGCTATGTTACCTATAAAATGGATGCCACCAGAAAGTTTTTTGGATGGTATATTTACTACGAAAACCGACGTCTG GGCTTTCGGCGTTCTTCTTTGGGAAATTATGTCTTTTGGGTATATGCCATACACTGGCTGTGCCAATCGTGAGGTAATGTCAATGGTAACGTCTGGTGGTCGTTTGGAAAAGCCAGCCGGTTGTCCCGATCCAATTTATGGAATAATGACGCGTTGTTGGCATCCACGCCCGGAGGATCGACCTAGTTTTGCGACCATCACCGAAAGAATCGATTATTGCTTGCAG GATCCCGACGTAATAAACCATCCAACACCAAATTACGATATTTTACCAGCTTGCGATCgtgaaataacaattatgagaCCGGATCCTGAAACAGAATGCATCAATGTCCATTCGGAC ACTGCGTTGATTGATGGTTATATGCAGCCAAGAGACATAGAATTTCGTCCAGTGACTTATCGCATTGAACAAGTCACCAATAATATGTCTTATATGCATcaaaagaaatacgaaagtGGACCtacgaacgataatatatcTCGAATGAGAGATATTCAACGAATTGAACCAGAACAGAATAATTCCTATAAGGATAATCCAAAGAATCTGAACAATGAAGATAATCTCGAAAACGCTCGTACGGTTCTTGACAACGATGGCAACGACAGAACCGAG cACGAACGtaaaacgacgaagacgaacgTCGAGGAAAAGGAGATTTCGGAATGTTCCGATAACGGAAATGATCCTCCCGAGGATCAAGATGATCGTTTCAGCGAAAACAGTGACGGCACAGACTTAGCGGCTGATAGAAAAAACGGGAATGAAAGTACTACAACGACTGACACTAATTCTGATTCAATGGCTGTCGTACCAGCTGATACTTCGACCGATACGACGAGCAATTCGACACCGAACACACGTACCTGTTCACCTAGTCGGATCGTTCTCAATGCTAATGCTAACAACGTCaatggaatattaaaaaaaagtgctTTGAAGGCTGCTCTAAGTTTGGATCCAAGCGCGTTATACCGCGGCACGATTCATTATGAGAAAATACCATTCTCTGCACCACCACAACGTTCTAGCACACCTGGAAGTATAGAGCTGTCTAAG GATTCTCTTGGACACGAGTTACCTAGGCAGGAAGAATGCTCTTGCTGA